AGGCTCCCGCGGCGCCCGACGAGGTCTCCGAGGTAGCCCGTCGGGATCTCGACGGCGACGAGCGAGAGCGAGAACGTTGCGGAGAGCAGGCCGAGGAACGCGAGGTCGAACCCCTTGTCCTGCAGGAACACGAAGTAGATGGGGAGGTAGAACCCCGACGCGTTCGTGACCTTGAACGCGTAGAACCGAAGTACGAGTCCGTTCGGTCGCTTCATATCTAGACTGTGGACCGACGGGACCGTGAACGTTCCCGGAAACTGACTTTTGTAAGCTCCCTTCCGTTAACTCGTTTTGGTAGTGGTTCTGACTATTCTACGTCGTCTTCCTCACCTGAATCTCTCGCCGAGCGGGTCAGCTGAAACTAGAACCGACGCTCGTCGCCACGGCTATCTACTAGAAGCGACACAGGTAGGGCGGGTGCGTGCTGGCTCGTTCGGTCGGCGACTCAGAGGTCCTCGAGCGACCGGAGCTGCTGTTCGACCTGTGGCGGGAGCGCGCTCGGGCCGTCCCGGACGCGGTGGTCGGGGACGAGCACCGGCAGTGGGTTCTCCGCGAGCGCCTCGCGTACCGTTATCACGTCCTGCTCGTCGTCGGGGTCGAGCGTCGGCGTCATGTTCGCCAACTGGGCGACGCTCACCTGTTCGCCGTACCCGACCTGTCGGAGCGTCTCGAGGACCTTCCGTTCGCCCGTCGGGACCGTCAACCCGACCTCGACGTCGGCGAAGTCCTCCTCGCTGATGCCCTCGCAGTATCGCTCGAAGCGGTCGAGGAGGTCGTAGGTATCGCTCGCGTCCTCGGGCGCCGTCTCGGGGAACGAGACGGAGATGACGCGACCGCTCGCCACGCCGAACTGGACGTACCGTTCGAGGTAGTCGATCTCTCGGGCGTAGATGCCTGCGGTGTCCGCGTCGTCCATGCACGACCCGTCGCCCACCACGACCTTGAAGGTTCCTCGTCGCCGGTCGCATCGACGCCCGACGCTCCGCGGTCGTCGCCGGGTGCGCCAACGGCCGACGCTCCGCGGTCGTCGCCGGCTACAACGGCCGACGCTCCGCGGTCGTCGCCGGCTACGCCAACGGCCGGCGCTCGCGTCGGTCGGCGACGTCACCAGTCGCCGTCGTCGAGGCGACGGAGGAACGCACGGACCTCGGCGAGCGCGACCTCGGGTTCGTCGCGGACGACGGCGTGTCCGGCGTCGGGGACGTGCACGAGCCGACCGTCCGGGAGGTCGGCCGCGACGTCGAGGTCGCGCGCTCGGTCCCGAACGGGTGCGCGCTCGGTCGCTTCCGCCTCGACTGCGTCGGGGTCGCGCTTCAGGACCAGCGCGGGCGCGTCGACGTCCGGGAAGACGCCGGCGAGTGGCGGGTACCCCTGGCGGGGAACGTTCTCGATGTGCACGCTCATGCACTGGTCGGCGCGCGCGAGCCAGTCCGCCGTCTCGGGGTGCTCCTCGACGTACTGCTCGCGGAGTTCGTCGAGGGACTTCTCGTGCTCCGCTCGAACCTGCTCGCGGACGTACTCCGCCATCGCGTCCGGGTCCTCGTCGGGGAGGCCGTACATCGCCGCCGGGTCCTCCATGACGACGGCGCGGACGCGCTCGGACTGCCTCGCAGCTGTCGTCGCGACGGTGTGCCCGCCCATCGAGTGCCCGTAGAGGACTGGGTCCGCGAGGTCGAGTGCGTCGAGGACGCCGACGAGGTCGGCGACCCGGTCCGCGATCGCGTAGCCCGCTTCGGGCGCGTCGGTGTGACCGTGGCCGCGGGCGTCGTACGCGACGACGTCGAACCCGTCCGCGGCGAGCGCGTCCACGACCGGACGCATGCAGCGGGCGTCATCGTAGAAGCCGTGCGCTGCGACGACCGGCTGCCCGTCGCGGTCGCCGACGCGGTAGTACGAGACCTCGATGCCGTTGGCGCGGACGCTCCCTTGCGTCCAGCCGTCTGGCGTCGGTCGGTCCTCGTTGCGCGCGACGCCGCGGTCGGTGTCGACTCTCCCGTCTTGATCGACGGCGGCGGATTCGCCGTCGGTTCCGCCGCCCTCGCCTCCGCCGTTCGTCTCGGGGACCATACTCGAAGGGGTCCTGTGAGCCGCCTAAGGGTTCCGGAACGGCACTGAATCACGATGCCAGGGTGGGGGGTCAGTTCGAGCGGGAAAAGGGCCTGGAGCGCGTTCCAGGGGTACGATGACGCAAGCCTTATGTACGAATGAGTCCGTCGATGCACAATAATGAACACTAGAGATGGGCGAGGGCTCGCGCCAGCCGTCGAGGCCATCCTCGACGCGGCGCGCGACCGCGAGGTGCCGACGAGCGAGCGCGTCGACGTCGACGCTCGATCCCTCCCCGACGCCTTCGACGCGGCCGAGGCCGACGGTCGGACGCCGATCATCGCCGAGGTCAAGCCGACGAGTCCGACGACCGACGGGACCCGCGAGGACGACCCCGTGGCACTGGCGCGCGAGATGGTCGACGGCGGCGCCGCCGCCCTCAGCGTCCTCACCGAACCCGAGCACTTCGGCGGGAGCACCGACGCGCTCGCCGCCGTCCGCGACGCCGTCGACGTCCCCGTCCTCCGGAAGGACTTCCTCCTCCGCGAGCGCGACCTCGACGCCGTCGAGGCCGACGTCGTCCTCCTCATCGCACGGTTCTTGGGAAGCAGTGGCGACGACGACACCGGGGTCGAGGGCGCGGCCGGCCTCGAGACGATGCTCGACGCGGCGCGCGACCGCGGGTTCCAGGCGCTCGTCGAGGTCCACACCGAAGCGGAACTCGAGCGCGCGCTCCTGGCCGGTGCGACCCTCGTCGGCGTGAACAACCGCGACCTCGCGCGACTCGAGGTCGACCTCGGGACGTTCGAGCGCGTCGCGGACGCGGTCCCGGCAGGAGACCGCGACGGCGTCACCCTCATTGCGGAGAGCGGCGTAGGTTCGACCGAGGACGTCGCACGGATGCGGCGAGCGGGCGCGGACGGACTCCTCGTCGGGAGCGCGATCATGGACGGGGACGTCCGCGCGAACACGCGACGACTGACGGCCGGGAGTGCGGCTGACCCCACGGAGAATACACGATGACAGCGACGGACACGAAATTCGGAGAGTACGGCGGACAGTACGTCCCGGAGGCACTGATGCCGGCGATCGAGGAACTCACCGAGGCCTACGAGCGGTACGTCCTCGAGAACGAGGACGGCTTCATGGACGAGTTCCGCGATCGACTCCGGGACTTCGGCGGGCGGCCCACGCCGCTCCAGTACGCCGAGCACCTCAGCGAGCGCTACGACGCGGACGTCTACCTGAAGCGCGAGGACCTCGTGCACGGCGGTGCGCACAAGCTGAACAACGCGCTGGGGCAGGTCTTGCTCGCGAAGTACATGGGGAAGGAGCGCATCGTCGCGGAGACCGGTGCCGGCCAGCACGGCACCGCGACCGCGATGGCCGCGGCGCACCTCGGGCTGCCCTGCGAGATCTACATGGGCGAGCGCGACATCAACCGCCAGCGCCCGAACGTCTTCCGCATGAAGCTCAACGGGAGCGACGTGAACCCCGTGACGACGGGTCGGGGGACGTTGAAGGAGGCGATCTCGGAGACGATGCGTGACTGGGCGACGAACGTCGAGGACACGCACTACGTCATCGGGAGCGTCGTCGGGCCGGCGCCGTTCCCGGCGATGGTCCGGGACTTCCAGGCCGTCATCAGCGAGGAGGCTCGCGAGCAATCGCTCGAGAAGACCGGCGGCCTCCCGGACACCGTCGTCGCCTGCGCGGGCGGTGGCTCGAACACGATGGGTGCGTTCGCAGAGTTCGTCGGAGATACTGATACCGACCTCGTCGCCGTGGAGGCGGGCGGGTCGTCGCTCGACGTCGACGAGGACGCCGGCGTCGCGCCGAACTCGGCGTCGCTGTCGACGGGCGAGGAGGGCGTCCTGCACGGCGCGCGGACGAAGCTCCTCCAGGACGGCGACGGCCAGATTCTCGAATCGCACAGCGTCTCCTCGGGCCTGGACTACGCTGGCGTCGGTCCGGAACTCGCGCACCTCGTGGACGAGGGGCGCGTGCGAGCGGCGAACGTGGACGACGACGCCGCGCTCGCGGCCTTCCACCGGCTGTCGCGACTCGAGGGGATCATTCCGGCGCTGGAGACGGCGCACGCGTTCGCGTGGGCCGAGGAGCACCCCGAGGAACTCGGTGACGTGTCGGTGATAAACGTCTCGGGACGCGGCGACAAGGACCTCGAGTCCGTCGTCGAGGAGACCGAGAAGCGCGACGTCGACGGTGCGGTCGACGTCGGGGAGGTGTTCGAGTAGTGGCCGACGAGGAACCACGTTCCTCGAACCGGTCGAGCGGGCGAAGCCCGCGAGACGTAGAGAACCAGGCGCTGAAGGAGGCATTCGCGGGCGAGCCGGCGTTCGTGCCGTACCTCGCGGCGGGCGATCCGAACTACGAGGCGAGCATCGAGTACGTCGAGGCGCTCGAACGCGGCGGTGCGGACGTCATCGAACTCGGCCTCCCGTTCAGCGAGCCGATCGCGGAGGGGCCGACGATCCAGGAAGCGGTCGTCCGGTCGCTCGAGGGCGGGATGACGCCCGAGCGGTTCTTCGAGTTCGTCGAGGACCTCGACGTGGCGGTCCCGCTCGTCTGCATGACGTACTACAACCTCATCTATCAGTATGGAGAGGGTGAGGGCCCGGAGCCGTTCGTCGAGCGTGCCGCGGAGGTCGGCATCTCGGGGTTCGTGGTGCCGGACTTGCCGGCGGAGGAGGCCGACCCGTTGCGGGAAGCGTGCGACGCGTACGGTCTCGACCTGGTGTTCATCGTCGCGCCGACGACGGCGGGCGACCGCCTGGAGCGCATCATGGACCAGGTGTCGGGCTACGTGTACGTGCAGGCGCGACTGGGCGTGACGGGCGCGAAGGACGACGTGAGCGACCAGACGGGCGCGAGCCTGGAGCGCCTGCGCGAGTGGGACGTGCCGAAGGCGGTCGGGTTCGGCATCAAGACCGGCGAGCACGCGGCGTCGGTCGTGGAAGCGGGCGCGGACGGCGTCATCGTCGGGAGCGCGCTCGTCGACATCGTTGCCGAAGGACACGAGAACGAGACGTCGGTGACGGCGACGGCGGAACGGCTGGAGACGAAGGCCCGCGAGCTGAAGCGCGGCGCGCTCGACGCCGGGGACCGGCGGTCCGGCGAAAGCATGCCGGAATCGGAACCGACATAACCAGCCATGGCAAGGTCTAACACACTAACGGACGCCGATTCACGCACATGACACGCGACACAACATACGTCGGAGTGGGGAAGCGCACACGACTGGACCGCATCTCGACGGACGGCAAGTTCCTCGTCGTCCCGATGGACCACGGCATCACCATGGGCGCCGTCAAGGGACTGAAGGACGTCGAGGCGACCATCGACGGCGTCACGCGCGGCGGCGCCGACGCCGTCCTCACCCAGAAGGGCATCGCGCCGCGCGTCCACGACAACAAGAACGACGCCGGCTACGTCGTCCACCTGAACGGCTCCACGACCATCGGCCCGGACGAGGCCGACAAGCGCGTCACCGGCACCGTCGAGGAGGCCGTTCGCGCCGGCGCCGACGCCGTCTCCTTCCACATCAACGTCGGCAGCGAACACGAGCCCGACCAGATCGAGGACCTCGCCGAACTGACGCGGGACGCCGACCGCCTCGGCATGCCCGTGCTCGCGATGGCGTACGCCCGCGGCGAAGGCGTCGACTCCACCGACCCCGAATCGCTCGGGCACGCGGTCCGACTCGCGGAAGAACTCGGCGCGGACGTCGTCAAGACCGGGTACTCCGGGGACGCCGCGAGCTTCGAGCACGTCGTCGAGTCCACGCGCCTCCCCGTCGTCATCGCCGGCGGCGCGAAGGGCACCGACCGCGAGACCGTCGACGCCGTCCGCGGCGTCATGGACGCCGGCGGCGCCGGCGTCTCCATGGGCCGTAGCATCTTCCAGCACGACGACCCCGAAGCCATCGCGACCGCGATCAGCGCCGTCGTCCACGACGACGCGACCGTCGACGAGGCGCTCGACCGCGCCGGCCTCCTCGTCGAGGCCTGAGGACCGTACCGCTTTTCCCGTCGTCGCTCCTGCCAGCTACTCGTGCAGAGTGGGACGCCCGACCCGGACACGCCACGCGACCTCCTGTCGTACGCTCGCATCTACGCCGAGAGCGTCGACGTCGACGTCGATCACGACCGCATCGACTGGGAGATCTCGAAGCGAGCGCGCCGCCGCGCCGGTGCGTGCTCGTACGACGCCGAATCGGGCGACGTCACGATCCGGTTGACGTGGCAGGCGTACCGCGAGCACGGCTGGCGGCAGTTCACGGCCACCATCCGGCACGAGCTCGTGCACGCCTGGGAGTTCCAGGAGTTCGGCGAGGCCGGCCACGGCGAGCGCTTCCGCGAGAAGGCGGCGTCGGTGGACGCGCCCAGGCACTGCGAGTCGTTCGCCGCTCCGCGACTGTCGCTCGCGTGCAGCGATGGCTGCGAGTGGTCCGCGGGCCGGCATCGCGCCTCCCGGCCCGTGAAGGACCCGGGCGCGTACCGGTGCCCGGACTGCGGCGGCGACGTCGTCGTCGCGCACCGCGAGAGCGGTGTCACGTGGACGGACGCCGCCGGCTACGAGCGCGCTCGATCCGTCGTCGACGACTGGTAGCGACGGCAGTCGAGCCGCTGCCCATCGAGAGTCCCCGATTTCTCCGCGTTCAGAGCACGTCGCGGACGCCGTCGGGCGCGTCGAACGTGTGGTGGGGGTCGTGGTCGCCGTCGTCGCTCGCCGCCTCGTAGGGAACCCAGGCGGACCGTGCGCCGGCGGCGTGCGCGCCGGCGACGTCCGACGCCTTCGAGTCGCCGACGTGCAGCGTCGCCGCCGGGTCGACGTCGAGCGCGTCGACGGCGGTCCGGATGGGCTTCGGGTCTGGCTTTGGTGGCATCCCCGCGCTCGGGTCGCAGAACACGGTCGCGTCGAACGCGTCGGCGATGCCGAGCGCCTCCAGTTTCGTCGTCTGCGTCTCTCGGCCGCCGTTCGTGACGAGCGCGACCGGGCCGTGGTCGCGGGCGGCTTCGAGCGCGGCCTCGGCGCCGTCGCGGAACCGGACCTGCGAGTGGTCGACGAGGTCGTCGTGCGCGAGGGCGAGGTCGTCGACCGGAACGCCGTCGGGGTCGACGCCGTCGACGCGTTCGGCGGCGAGTTCGAAGAGCACGACGAAGAACTCGTGGTCGGACGAGACCTCGGGGACCTGCGGTGCAACCGCTGCCAGGTCCGCGACCCCGCAGTACTGATCGACGCCGACGCGATCGAACGTACCCGACAGGACCTCGCTCCGGTCCTGGGTCGTCTCGCACAGCGTCAGGTCGAGGTCGAAGAGGACGGCATCCGGGGACGTCGCATGCATGAACGAACCGGTTCGACGGCCGACGTCAAGAACCTTCGGCGTCGCCGCGGTCGACGACGTCGCCGGTTCCGTCGTCAGCCGTCGTCGTCTCGTCAGCGTCGCCCCCGCCGTCCGCGCCGTAGTGGCGTTGCTCGACCAGTCGGTCGTAGAGGCGAGCGAGGAGGTCGGTGACGGGGCCGCCGCCGACGTCGATGCCGTCGACGCTCGCGACCGGCCGGAGCTCCCACGTCGAGTTCGTGAGGAAGCACTCGTCGGCCGCCCTGACCGCGTCGAGCGCGTACTCGCCGGTGTGGACGGGGACGCCGGCCTGCTCGCGGGCGAGGTCGAGGACGACCGAGCGCGTGATGCCGGGCAGCAGGTCGAGGTCGGCGGCGGGCGTGTGCAGGCCATCGTCGTCCACCCAGAAGACGTTCGACGCCGCGCCCTCCGCGACGCGGTCGTCCTGATCGCGCAAGAGCGCCTCGTCGGCGTCCGCGACGAGCTCGTCGCGGGCGAGGATCGAGTTCAGGTAGTTGTGGGTCTTCGCGCCCGGCGGGAGCGCGTTCGCGGGCGGCTTCCGCGTCTTCGCGGTCTGGAGGACCGCCGGCGCGTCCCAGACGGACTCGCCGTCGAGCCCACCGCGCGGGAGCGGCTTCGCGTACACGACGACCGTCGGGTCCACGTCCGGCCGGGGCGTGACCGTTCCGGGCTGGCTGCCCCTGGTCATCGAGAGCTTCGCGTACGCGTCCTCGAGGTCGTTCGCCGCGAGCGTCTCCACGACGCGCTCGCGGAGGTCCTCGCGACCGAGCCCGTGGTCGAGCCCGATCGCGTCGCACGAGCGCTCCAGGCGGTCGAGGTGCGCGTCGAACGCGAAGACGTCGCCGCCGTACGCGCGCATCGTCTCGAAGACGCCGTCGCCGTACTGGAACCCGCGGTCGTCGACGCTCACGGCCGCCTCGCTCGCGTCGACGAGCGCGCCGTCTACGTGGTACTGCACAGGAAGTTCCTCACGAGTCGCTTGCCGACGCGCAGATCCGGACGCGCACCGGCTCGGGGATCAGTCCCCTCGTTGGCAGTCGATTCGTCGCTTGCTTCGGTAGTCGTCCCGTCCCCAGTGAGGATGCTCTCCGGGTGGAACTGGACGCCGACGTGGGGCTTCTCGCGGTGCCGGACCGCCATCAGCGTCGCGCCCTCGTCCGTCGCCGTCGCCGCCGTCTCCGAGAGCGACGCCGGGAGGTCCCCGCGTTCGACGGCGAGCGAGTGATAGCGCCCGACGTGCAGGCGCTCGGGGAGGCCCTCGAAGACGCCCGCGCCGTCGTGCGCGATTATCGAGGGCTTCCCGTGCACGACCTCTGGGGCGTGCCCGACTCGTGCGCCGTTGGCTGCACAGAGCGCCTGGTGGCCGAGGCAGACGCCGAGCGCCGGCAGGTCGAGTTCCTCGAATACGGACATCGAAACGCCCGCGTCCGCCGGCGTTCCCGGGCCGGGGGACACCACGATGCCGTCCGGGTCGAGTCGCCGAACCCCCTCGACGTCGATCGCGTCGTTCCGGCGGACGACGACCTCGCCCGCGAACTCGCCGACGTACTGCACGAGGTTGTACGCGAACGAATCGTAGTTGTCCACGACCAGCACCCGCGGCTCGCCCGGCACCGGGTCGAGCGATGCAGGTTCGGTCGCGGCGCCGTCCTTCGCTGGCATCAGTCTTGCACCTCCACGGCGGCGTCCGCCGCGAGCGCGTCGTCGACCGCGTTCAGGAGCGCGCGCGCCTTCGCGAGCGTCTCGTCGTACTCGCGCTCGGGGTCCGAGTCGTGCACGATGCCCGCGCCGACGCGCAGGTGATACTCGTCGTCGTGGCGGACGAGCGTCCGGATGACGATGTTCAGGGTCGCGCGGTCGTCGAACCCCAGGGCGGCCATCGCGCCCGTGTACGGGCCGCGGCGCGTCGACTCGAGTTCCTCGATTATCTCCATCGTCCGCGGCTTCGGCGCGCCCGTGATGGTGCCGCCGGGGAACATCGCACCGACAGCGTCCGCGAGTCCGACGCCCTCACGCAGCCGCCCGGTCACGTCCGAGACGAGGTGCATCACCTCGCTGTAGCGGTCGACGCGCCGGTACTCCGCGACATCGACGGACCCGTACGCGCAGACCTTCCCGAGGTCGTTCCGTTCGAGGTCGACGAGCATCGCGTGCTCGGCGCGCTCCTTCTCGTCGCTCGCCAACTCGGTCTCGAGTGCGGCGTCCGCGTCCGCGTCGTCGCCGCGCGGTCGCGTCCCCGCGATGGGTTCCGTGCGGACGACGTCGCCGTCGCGCTCCAAGAGCAACTCGGGGCTGGCGGAGACGAGATCGACGCCGGGGAACTCGAGGTACCCCGAGTACGGCGCGGGGTTGACGCGCCGGAGCGCGTCGTACGCCGCGACGGGGTGCACGGCCGCGGGGGCGCGCAGTCGGTGCGAGACGTTCGCCTGGAACGTGTCGCCCTCGCGAACGTACGCCTTCACCGCGCGGACGCGGTCGGCGTACGCCTCGCGGCCGGTGTCGCTCCGGAACGCCGCCGCGCTCGCGTCCCCGGCCGGTGCGGGTCCGTGTTCGGGGTCGCCCGAGAGCGCGCGCGCAGCGAGCGCCTTCGCGCGCTCGACGCCCTCCTCGTAGCACGCGTCGACGACGGCCTCGTCGAGGTCGCCGTCGTCCGCCCAGGCGTCCGCGGGGAGTTCCGGGCACGCGGTCACGCGGAGCGTCGTCTCGCCCTCGG
Above is a genomic segment from Halorubellus sp. JP-L1 containing:
- the trpA gene encoding tryptophan synthase subunit alpha; the encoded protein is MKEAFAGEPAFVPYLAAGDPNYEASIEYVEALERGGADVIELGLPFSEPIAEGPTIQEAVVRSLEGGMTPERFFEFVEDLDVAVPLVCMTYYNLIYQYGEGEGPEPFVERAAEVGISGFVVPDLPAEEADPLREACDAYGLDLVFIVAPTTAGDRLERIMDQVSGYVYVQARLGVTGAKDDVSDQTGASLERLREWDVPKAVGFGIKTGEHAASVVEAGADGVIVGSALVDIVAEGHENETSVTATAERLETKARELKRGALDAGDRRSGESMPESEPT
- a CDS encoding aminotransferase class IV: MQYHVDGALVDASEAAVSVDDRGFQYGDGVFETMRAYGGDVFAFDAHLDRLERSCDAIGLDHGLGREDLRERVVETLAANDLEDAYAKLSMTRGSQPGTVTPRPDVDPTVVVYAKPLPRGGLDGESVWDAPAVLQTAKTRKPPANALPPGAKTHNYLNSILARDELVADADEALLRDQDDRVAEGAASNVFWVDDDGLHTPAADLDLLPGITRSVVLDLAREQAGVPVHTGEYALDAVRAADECFLTNSTWELRPVASVDGIDVGGGPVTDLLARLYDRLVEQRHYGADGGGDADETTTADDGTGDVVDRGDAEGS
- the pabB gene encoding aminodeoxychorismate synthase, component I — encoded protein: MDSPRVVTDASAFRSAARDATPGTRVPVELRVAVDDPWVAYRRARRGHGEWGAFLETTGLDGAGSSAAHSDGAGEREGWGYFAVDPIERFTARPDATPVDDREPAHPGAASPSLQALEGLLGGFDLERGDCDVPYPCGAFGWLSYDLARELESLPESTVDDRGLPHVQVGVYDAVAAWTTADAATEGETTLRVTACPELPADAWADDGDLDEAVVDACYEEGVERAKALAARALSGDPEHGPAPAGDASAAAFRSDTGREAYADRVRAVKAYVREGDTFQANVSHRLRAPAAVHPVAAYDALRRVNPAPYSGYLEFPGVDLVSASPELLLERDGDVVRTEPIAGTRPRGDDADADAALETELASDEKERAEHAMLVDLERNDLGKVCAYGSVDVAEYRRVDRYSEVMHLVSDVTGRLREGVGLADAVGAMFPGGTITGAPKPRTMEIIEELESTRRGPYTGAMAALGFDDRATLNIVIRTLVRHDDEYHLRVGAGIVHDSDPEREYDETLAKARALLNAVDDALAADAAVEVQD
- the trpC gene encoding indole-3-glycerol phosphate synthase, whose protein sequence is MNTRDGRGLAPAVEAILDAARDREVPTSERVDVDARSLPDAFDAAEADGRTPIIAEVKPTSPTTDGTREDDPVALAREMVDGGAAALSVLTEPEHFGGSTDALAAVRDAVDVPVLRKDFLLRERDLDAVEADVVLLIARFLGSSGDDDTGVEGAAGLETMLDAARDRGFQALVEVHTEAELERALLAGATLVGVNNRDLARLEVDLGTFERVADAVPAGDRDGVTLIAESGVGSTEDVARMRRAGADGLLVGSAIMDGDVRANTRRLTAGSAADPTENTR
- a CDS encoding HAD family hydrolase, which encodes MHATSPDAVLFDLDLTLCETTQDRSEVLSGTFDRVGVDQYCGVADLAAVAPQVPEVSSDHEFFVVLFELAAERVDGVDPDGVPVDDLALAHDDLVDHSQVRFRDGAEAALEAARDHGPVALVTNGGRETQTTKLEALGIADAFDATVFCDPSAGMPPKPDPKPIRTAVDALDVDPAATLHVGDSKASDVAGAHAAGARSAWVPYEAASDDGDHDPHHTFDAPDGVRDVL
- a CDS encoding aminodeoxychorismate/anthranilate synthase component II; its protein translation is MPAKDGAATEPASLDPVPGEPRVLVVDNYDSFAYNLVQYVGEFAGEVVVRRNDAIDVEGVRRLDPDGIVVSPGPGTPADAGVSMSVFEELDLPALGVCLGHQALCAANGARVGHAPEVVHGKPSIIAHDGAGVFEGLPERLHVGRYHSLAVERGDLPASLSETAATATDEGATLMAVRHREKPHVGVQFHPESILTGDGTTTEASDESTANEGTDPRAGARPDLRVGKRLVRNFLCSTT
- a CDS encoding SprT-like domain-containing protein, with protein sequence MQSGTPDPDTPRDLLSYARIYAESVDVDVDHDRIDWEISKRARRRAGACSYDAESGDVTIRLTWQAYREHGWRQFTATIRHELVHAWEFQEFGEAGHGERFREKAASVDAPRHCESFAAPRLSLACSDGCEWSAGRHRASRPVKDPGAYRCPDCGGDVVVAHRESGVTWTDAAGYERARSVVDDW
- a CDS encoding alpha/beta fold hydrolase, which produces MVPETNGGGEGGGTDGESAAVDQDGRVDTDRGVARNEDRPTPDGWTQGSVRANGIEVSYYRVGDRDGQPVVAAHGFYDDARCMRPVVDALAADGFDVVAYDARGHGHTDAPEAGYAIADRVADLVGVLDALDLADPVLYGHSMGGHTVATTAARQSERVRAVVMEDPAAMYGLPDEDPDAMAEYVREQVRAEHEKSLDELREQYVEEHPETADWLARADQCMSVHIENVPRQGYPPLAGVFPDVDAPALVLKRDPDAVEAEATERAPVRDRARDLDVAADLPDGRLVHVPDAGHAVVRDEPEVALAEVRAFLRRLDDGDW
- a CDS encoding MGMT family protein, yielding MDDADTAGIYAREIDYLERYVQFGVASGRVISVSFPETAPEDASDTYDLLDRFERYCEGISEEDFADVEVGLTVPTGERKVLETLRQVGYGEQVSVAQLANMTPTLDPDDEQDVITVREALAENPLPVLVPDHRVRDGPSALPPQVEQQLRSLEDL
- the trpB gene encoding tryptophan synthase subunit beta; the encoded protein is MTATDTKFGEYGGQYVPEALMPAIEELTEAYERYVLENEDGFMDEFRDRLRDFGGRPTPLQYAEHLSERYDADVYLKREDLVHGGAHKLNNALGQVLLAKYMGKERIVAETGAGQHGTATAMAAAHLGLPCEIYMGERDINRQRPNVFRMKLNGSDVNPVTTGRGTLKEAISETMRDWATNVEDTHYVIGSVVGPAPFPAMVRDFQAVISEEAREQSLEKTGGLPDTVVACAGGGSNTMGAFAEFVGDTDTDLVAVEAGGSSLDVDEDAGVAPNSASLSTGEEGVLHGARTKLLQDGDGQILESHSVSSGLDYAGVGPELAHLVDEGRVRAANVDDDAALAAFHRLSRLEGIIPALETAHAFAWAEEHPEELGDVSVINVSGRGDKDLESVVEETEKRDVDGAVDVGEVFE
- a CDS encoding 2-amino-3,7-dideoxy-D-threo-hept-6-ulosonate synthase, with the protein product MTRDTTYVGVGKRTRLDRISTDGKFLVVPMDHGITMGAVKGLKDVEATIDGVTRGGADAVLTQKGIAPRVHDNKNDAGYVVHLNGSTTIGPDEADKRVTGTVEEAVRAGADAVSFHINVGSEHEPDQIEDLAELTRDADRLGMPVLAMAYARGEGVDSTDPESLGHAVRLAEELGADVVKTGYSGDAASFEHVVESTRLPVVIAGGAKGTDRETVDAVRGVMDAGGAGVSMGRSIFQHDDPEAIATAISAVVHDDATVDEALDRAGLLVEA